From the Hevea brasiliensis isolate MT/VB/25A 57/8 chromosome 13, ASM3005281v1, whole genome shotgun sequence genome, the window GTTTGCTTGTAATAGCATTTCATGTCTCTCCCTGGTGCAATTTTCTTTGATTTGGAATTTTTTATGGACATGGAATGGGCCTTAAAGGATCAGAACCTTCCTTTGGATTGCCGCTTAAGGGCGTCTCTAAATGAATGTAGAAAGATGTCAGCGTCGTCTctcttcttccaattcttgtgcTCTATGTGTTGTTGAGGCGGAAGATGAGTTGCATGTTCTTCGAGACTGCCCCTCAAGAATATATATGGTCTCTCTTAGTTCCTTAAAGTAGTGTGCTTGAATTCTTTGATAAGCAACTTAGCGTCAAGGAGCGGTTGGAGTTGAATTTGCGCAAGAATGATATGGCGCACTTTGGAATTGCTTGGAATGTTTTGTTTAGAGTGACTTGCTGGAGTTTTTGGTAGAAGCCAAATGAAAGGATCTTTGTTGATTACAGTGATGGGTATCAACTTATCATAGATGGCTGCCAATGGCAACATGTAATGCTAGATAAAGGTTAGAGGTGAGAGAGAAATGGGCAATAGGTTGGAGCTATAATCTGTTTGTAATGAGAGAGAAACTAGGTGAAGGAAGCAGCGATAAAAACAATGTATCAAGATATGCATCAATAAAAAGATGCAGCATTATGTATATAAAAAGAGGTTTGGTTTTATTTTTCCAATTTTTTGACTTTAATAATTGATATTCAATCTAAAAACAAATAGAAATTGAACCTTTAGACCGAAAAatgattcggtttgattttttagtTAAAATTGCAATATGATCAACCCGATTTTGCATGTGCCCCAATGGTCCCTTTTCCTAAGCTTGCACATTTTTATCCTCTTAAGCTTAATTTGAGGCTAGACAACTCCCCAACGAAAATAAAATGATTTAGCTAGCTTATAAACTCTTTCCTTTTTAACATTTTGTTTATCTTGCGTTTCCTTGTTGTGCAGGGCATGAAGGTTTAATGTAGGAAGCTACCATAAAATAAGAACAAGATGATCATGAATTTGTCTAGGTTCAAAATCATATATATGAGATCAATAATTTTTGAAGTATATGATTAATGATGCTCTTACCACATATATTATAGACTATTATACAGCTATTAATAAAAGGTGTAGGCAGTGTGTTATTATTTTTACATGGCTTGATACTCAACTCCATACCTATATTTTGGCTTCGTTTGTtttacgaaaaatatttttctaaaaaatattttttatattttttagcgTTTGAGACGCTTAAAAAAATTgaccaataaaaaatatttttctgattaAAGAAAAACTAAATCATTTTAAGGAAAATGACTTCTTTTTTCTCTGTTTTTTtaactttgataattttattaatatgtgAATACACTTacatatatatgaaataaatacatattattaatttaatattacaaccaaataacgaaaaatattttcataaaaaatatttttaaaaaaaatattttttatgtacaAGTTATTTTCCATGAAACAAGCAAAACCTTAATTTAGcatatttttttaactttttgttCAAATTAGCTCCGAAATTTCGGTTCATGTCCAATTtaacctaaaaattaaaaaaaataaaaaaattgaactaCTTTATTTATGAGTTAAATCACGAAATCAACAAAATTTAGTCCAGAAATGAAGAAATTTAGTTCACAAACTTTAATTTTTGAGCTAAATTGAACTTAAATTAAAACTTTAGAGTTAATATAGATAAAAAGTTGAAAATAAGCTAATCGCAATAAACACAATGATGAAATTGAACATTTAGCCTTTTTTATATGCCAAACAAAAATGGTAGAGATTAAATTGATTATCACTAGAACAACTTGAAAGATCAATGAATCATAAAGATTTCATATTTGTTTGTCATCGGTGAAAATAAGCACCAAAATGCTCAAATTCATGTGGTAACAAGCATTATTTTCATTGCAACAATGATTAGATGCTCAACTTACAATTTGAAGTGAAAGAAAGGGATTGTTTTAATGCTATAAACACGAATCAATATACACAAAGAATAAGAAAGTGAAGTACAAGAGAGATTATTACTGTGCCATTACAAGTCGTGTCCACCAGAGATACCAATCCATAGTAGAAGCCTTCGCGGCCGGTCAAGAAATCTAGCTTGCCATGCAGGTTCATCATTTTCATATATGAAGCCACTCTTTGTGTATAACTTCTTTGCTGGCTCATTCTCAACGGCAACATGGACATATAAGTCACTTATGCCTGAAAATAATTCAACAAATTTTGGTCTAAAAGGTATAAAACCAAAAAGACAGCAAACTCAGATGTGCTCATACTAAGCAGCAGAAAGACTTTAAAAGGCATAACCAATAGAttatacagttcaaaatttaagaTAAAAGGTCGGCATGTGTTGCAGCTGAACCCATTACACCCATTACGATTATATTTGCAGCAATTTACTGAGTTCTTACTATTTTCACAATTATTACTTCAATTTCCAAAAATCAAAAGATAATGTTTTTTTGTGGAATCTCATGTATATCGATGAACAGAAGGTAGTATAGATTAATGAAGGCTGTGACTAACTACGAAAGTGATGTTACTCACCCCATTCTTGAGCTACTATTTTTGACTCTGCGACAAGTTCATAACCCAAGCCGCGCCTTTGCAGTTCCTTGGCAACACATACATTGCTCAGGTATGCCCTCATAAAATCAGCTCCAATACCCTGTTGAAGAAAACTTCTACGGTAGCTCAAATTTATTACCATGAAATTGATAAATCATATCAAATTCctaatcatataaaataaataactcTCAGACCAGGAGTTGTTTTGTCCGACACTAGCCAACGGAAGTAGTCAAGCATCAGGTCTATATCAATGATGTAAACATACTCATTGTTCACAAATATATACATGTGTAATGCTCAACACATACCATGCACGGGACAAATTCTCCATGAAGATCCAAGCAAGGTAGAAATTCTTCAAGATAAAGTAATAAATATAACATATAAAGCAACTACTAGTACATAGTTACATACTCTTCAAAAATACTGCTTGTAGATATGTATGTTGCAAgttattaatagaaattatacttGCCATTGATatataaaactaaaataaaagaaataaaaaaaatacatctAACTACTATAAATCAATTAAGGTACTGCAATCAAAGACGGTGATTTTTAGAAGAATTATATGATTATTTTTGAAAACTTTAAACAACGACAACTAAGCCTTAATgttcatataaataattttaatttctcacacaCATGGAAAAGTAACTTCCCATCTTTGAGCTGGAAAATATATGTGGGATCTAAAAGTTTAGAAATTAAACTCTCCTATGAACGTAATTCTCATACAAACCAAATACAAAAATTTGACCTTTTTGGTCACTTTGCAGATTCCAACAACCAAAACCCCCTAAAAGAGTGGGCTTTAAAGTTTTGTCCCAACTCCCACATACATTGTCTTAAAGTCCTACAATATATTAAATAGGAAAGAATTTCCGCAATTTGCCTTGACTTTTGAGTCCCAAAAAACTATAAACTCCTACCAAATCTCAAAACAGAAAAGACATTagcctaataattattattattttatatgaatttaggtttttttagaaaaataaactTAAGAATTAGTATGCAATTAGGTTATATACATATATTGAAAAATTTTAGGATTTAAACTGAACATAAGAGATAAAATTGAACCATGAATTAAATACCTTAAACAAATATAACAAAAAAGtatctaaaaaaaattaacacatgAACATTAAACTTCACCCACCAAAAATCTAGCATTCCTATTAAAATAGTTTAAACTGCAATTTGAATATTAATCAACTAAATTCTAGCAAATTCTTCATTAATAAGTTTAGCTTTTAATTTTCATAAGAACTCTAGTAGAATaggaatatattattaatttaaaatttcatatttattaaaatataaatggtCAAAGAACATTTCAATGAATAAAATGAAATCTTATTATAATTAGAAATTTATGTAGTATAGATTTCATGTATTTAATAGGTTTAGGATCCTTGGCCAACCAAATAGGAAATAATAAGAATTAATTTTATGTCATTTACTTGCTTGGTGTAATCTTTGAATATATAATTTTATCTATATACTATAATGAAATATTAGTATtagaatttatattttataaaaataaacaagaacaaaataaaaaaaaaataaagtgatttaatgtGAAAGTAGAATTCTACTAATTCTGAAGTCTTTTTTAACCTTAagttacttttatttttttttacttcgTTCTTATGTAAAGGGATTTAACTTAATTATTGATTAATGAATTAGTAAACTTAGTAAGTTTTATATGATTTGTTAAAAGAAAAGAGCATTAGGGTAAATAAGATCCCATTATTCCAACACCAAAACGGATTCCATTGCACCAAAACTACTATAGCAAAGATGAAATAAATAGGATTAAAGAGGAATTTGAATATATTTAGGAAATTAAGTCATAAAATAgtagaattaaaaatataacacTTATGGAAACTCTAAAATAAAATTAGGAATTCAatattcataaaaaataataaaaaaaactaatagaaagtgGTAAATAGTAGTGCaattttaatattgtaaattGAAATAATACAGATACATAAAGGGAGTAAACTAATTAGATATACATATAGTAGCATACACAAGtcttttagtaattttttatgtATATTATTGATTTGGTTTCAGCAGAGAACAAATTACATTGAAAATGAATGCCAGTTGCCATAAGAAACCATAATGCAAAACATTGTTGATGATTCAAATAAAAAACATGGGAAGGATAATTATGGTATAGTAAATTGAATCCATGTTTATGCTCATGCTTCTCAACTTACCCAATGCAAGATTATAacaactaatattttgattacaGTGAAGAAAAAATGACTTCCAATTAAGAGCAGCTTAAAGAGCTTCCTCACCACTGAAATGATATATAGATTTATACAAAACTAATAATGTACCTCAGGTTTTTTGCCTGTTATTTCATCTGGTAGTCTTAGACACTGATTAAGATCGAGTGTTCCAACTACTACTCGTTCTTCTCCATTATTAGTATACTacaaacaaaagaaaataaaattaactatgtCAGTTATGTAATTAACAAaacattaaatcatatattaaagacCAGCCTCCAAACTACAAGTCTAACATGTGGCCAGGTCATAGCAGAGACCAAGAACTGTAGAATTGGTAGTTGCTCTGTGAAACGTTCAAACCATACATACAACACTATCCgccttcaaaataaaaaataaaaaataaaaaaagtctaACTACTGGTTGTTTACCATAGATAGGCCTctcttattgaaaaaaaaaaaatatatatatatatatatatatatatatatatatatatataggttggCGTGGCAAATATGAAAAACAACTAAATGCAACCATTAAAGTTCATCTCAAAAATAGAAAATGCCAATTCAAAGAAAGATCTAGGCAAGTCTCAACTTTAAATTATCAACTAATGTAGGCTTACGCTAATATAATGACAATAATGTAATGATTAATACATGTCCAAATGTATTGTATTTGTAACTAACTTAAACTACAAACAGTGAACGTTTCCAAGGAACAAAGGATATGGAAAACGTCAAAAGGCCTACAAATTGAAGTCTTTGGACTATATGCAACCTTAGACCTTGCTTCTTGCACTGTTGCACATATACACTTTGTTTATAAAAATAAGAGGTGAAGTAGAGGAAAGATTCTCTCCTCTTGTTTGGGAACACAATTGAAGagtaaaattaatatattcattttCCTACATTACCTTCATTTTAGTTTGGGATATTTTAGACTTTTAAGTTTTAATAGCAAGTCTCGTTAAATGAATTGAATTCTTGCAAAATCCTATCACattttgcatgatttcatttcttttaGAATAAGTTATTCTTAAACTTGAAAGAAATGAATTAAAGAATTTATATACTTTCCAAACATGAAAATTAATAGAATAGAAATCAATTAAATCGAATTCTTGCAACTTTTAGTGAAAGGGTTTGGTGGGCCCAACAGACAATCCCCAATTTTACCTTCCATCCATTTTCACCACTTCTCAAACAAGAGAAAGCCTCCCTATTTTGCCACCCTGCACTTTCACCCTTTCCGAACAAAGTATTAGTTCACTCAAATGCAGCTTAGCATCTTTAAAGTGACACTAATCACTGCATACAATGTATGTGTCTTTAAAGTGACACTAAGAGCTTGGATCCAGCTCAGATTTTCCATGTGAATGAAAGATAATCTAAGATATGTGGTTCAATGAACAGATAAAGAGCAGATGAGAAAAGAAAGCAATAAGCAATCAACATATTAACCTGAAAGACATTTCTTGACACTCTGAATTTGTTTGACAGGTCAACATAGATCCCAAAACCCAAATACTGAATATGACATACATTTATATCCAATTGAAATACAGCAAAAATATAAaccaaaaaaaaaggaaaaaaaaaaaccaacctTACATTCAGCACATAAATCTTCAGATAAGCTTGATAATTGCGATAATGGAAGAGTAGCATTTATGCAAGAAACTCTTCTAAAGCCGGTCCTCTTACCAGCAATACGCTCTTTTACTGCTTCAAACTCACGCTCCGCCAAGTACCTTTTATGATCCTAATAAAACTTGAAAAACACAGAATAGCATCAGTTTCGTATTGCAGAAGGAGTTGATTCTGTAATCTTAACAGTTACAGTCTATATTGATAATCAATGGCATAAATAGAATCTCAAACAATCAACAAAAATCTTTCCTAAATAACAAGAAAAcataagcaattaaattcaattcaagCTCTTCAAATCAatccaatgtagaagaaatatagaaaagaaaacatcatgAAATATACGAGGAAGCAATTAAGCACGACAAAAGCTAATATTTGTATTGTTTTCAATCAATAAACATGGAGATTCCAGCCCCAGCTGACTTTTCATAGGTTCTATTTTAGAATTTTTCCCATTAGCTGTTGGAGATATTATTAATAGTAAGACCATATTAACTTTACTGGTATTCATCAATTACAAGTTACCGTTTAATGCTCATtggttatttttatatttatatttatacgcAAGAAAAAATGATGACCCTttatagaaaagaaaacaaattttgattttattaatatttttttaattaataaaacatgttaatcatttaacataGAAAAAATGAAACCGAAAATAATTCACCGAATGATCAAATATCTAAGCTATCAACTATCACTTAGAGCTAAATTCAACATTTCTTTTTCTGGGGTATTATTTCCCACCACATTTAGCACtaaaaacacaaaaattaaataaataaactaaaaaagagagaaaattttaaaaagttttcAGCAGCTAAACTGAGAAATCAaactaattataaaaaaataaaaaaaaggagaaaaatcgTAGTGAAAGGTTGACTAACTTGGAGGCCGTAAGAGGAAGGCGTGAACTCATAGAAGGAGCGGACACGGAGACACGAGGCGGCCCAGAGCTCGTCCTCCGCCTCTGTTTCTGCTATTATGAGTGACGATTTGTCAACCTCGTGGGGCGTGCACACCTGAGAGGCTGCGATGGGTCGGATGTGAAACCGATGAGATGTCGATTGTTGAAGGAACGCAGTAGAATTGAGGGAATTACAGAAATTTTGACATGTAATGGACAAGGAGATGGTAAGAGGACTTGGATAAGAGGAAAGGATTGccattctttctttcttttctgccTTCTGTTTTGGTCTTTGTATTTTCGAATTGGGTTATCCGTTGCTTCGCGTTTCTTGTTACGTTTGTGTCAAGGAAAATTATTCCTCAGACTGATTCATGGTCAACGTAAAATATAATATgcgaaaattataatttagtgcttaaaatttaattaaatttataattaaacttttataattttaaaatctgagaatttaatacttaaaattttaataatacaaCAAATTACTCTTgctattaaaattaaaagttaattcACCGTTAGTAAAATGATTATAAGTTGATcaacataattattaatttttaatataaaaaatgtaCTTATCATTACAAGAAATTACTTTATTCCATCTTTcactattaataataataaattatttattataaattcaaaatataCTACTCAACATTCCAATTACATCAAAAACTAATTATACCCAAAAGAGCTCCATCTAAAAACTACTTATATTAAATGCATTAATNNNNNNNNNNNNNNNNNNNNNNNNNNNNNNNNNNNNNNNNNNNNNNNNNNNNNNNNNNNNNNNNNNNNNNNNNNNNNNNNNNNNNNNNNNNNNNNNNNNNNNNNNNNNNNNNNNNNNNNNNNNNNNNNNNNNNNNNNNNNNNNNNNNNNNNNNNNNNNNNNNNNNNNNNNNNNNNNNNNNNNNNNNNNNNNNNNNNNNNNNNNNNNNNNNNNNNNNNNNNNNNNNNNNNNNNNNNNNNNNNNNNNNNNNNNNNNNNNNNNNNNNNNNNNNNNNNNNNNNNNNNNNNNNNNNNNNNNNNNNNNNNNNNNNNNNNNNNNNNNNNNNNNNNNNNNNNNNNNNNNNNNNNNNNNNNNNNNNNNNNNNNNNNNNNNNNNNNNNNNNNNNNNNNNNNNNNNNNNNNNNNNNNNNNNNNNNNNNNNNNNNNNNNNNNNNNNNNNNNNNNNNNNNNNNNNNNNNNNNNNNNNNNNNNNNNNNNNNNNNNNNNNNNNNNNNNNNNNNNNNNNNNNNNNNNNNNNNNNNNNNNNNNNNNNNNNNNNNNNNNNNNNNNNNNNNNNNNNNNNNNNNNNNNNNNNNNNNNNNNNNNNNNNNNNNNNNNNNNNNNNNNNNNNNNNNNNNNNNNNNNNNNNNNNNNNNNNNNNNNNNNNNNNNNNNNNNNNNNNNNNNNNNNNNNNNNNNNNNNNNNNNNNNNNNNNNNNNNNNNNNNNNNNNNNNNNNNNNNNNNNNNNNNNNNNNNNNNNNNNNNNNNNNNNNNNNNNNNNNNNNNNNNNNNNNNNNNNNNNNNNNNNNNNNNNNNNNNNNNNNNNNNNNNNNNNNNNNNNNNNNNNNNNNNNNNNNNNNNNNNNNNNNNNNNNNNNNNNNNNNNNNNNNNNNNNNNNNNNNNNNNNNNNNNNNNNNNNNNNNNNNNNNNNNNNNNNNNNNNNNNNNNNNNNNNNNNNNNNNNNNNNNNNNNNNNNNNNNNNNNNNNNNNNNNNNNNNNNNNNNNNNNNNNNNNNNNNNNNNNNNNNNNNNNNNNNNNNNNNNNNNNNNNNNNNNNNNNNNNNNNNNNNNNNNNNNNNNNNNNNNNNNNNNNNNNNNNNNNNNNNNNNNNNNNNNNNNNNNNNNNNNNNNNNNNNNNNNNNNNNNNNNNNNNNNNNNNNNNNNNNNNNNNNNNNNNNNNNNNNNNNNNNNNNNNNNNNNNNNNNNNNNNNNNNNNNNNNNNNNNNNNNNNNNNNNNNNNNNNNNNNNNNNNNNNNNNNNNNNNNNNNNNNNNNNNNNNNNNNNNNNNNNNNNNNNNNNNNNNNNNNNNNNNNNNNNNNNNNNNNNNNNNNNNNNNNNNNNNNNNNNNNNNNNNNNNNNNNNNNNNNNNNNNNNNNNNNNNNNNNNNNNNNNNNNNNNNNNNNNNNNNNNNNNNNNNNNNNNNNNNNNNNNNNNNNNNNNNNNNNNNNNNNNNNNNNNNNNNNNNNNNNNNNNNNNNNNNNNNNNNNNNNNNNNNNNNNNNNNNNNNNNNNNNNNNNNNNNNNNNNNNNNNNNNNNNNNNNNNNNNNNNNNNNNNNNNNNNNNNNNNNNNNNNNNNNNNNNNNNNNNNNNNNNNNNNNNNNNNNNNNNNNNNNNNNNNNNNNNNNNNNNNNNNNNNNNNNNNNNNNNNNNNNNNNNNNNNNNNNNNNNNNNNNNNNNNNNNNNNNNNNNNNNNNNNNNNNNNNNNNNNNNNNNNNNNNNNNNNNNNNNNNNNNNNNNNNNNNNNNNNNNNNNNNNNNNNNNNNNNNNNNNNNNNNNNNNNNNNNNNNNNNNNNNNNNNNNNNNNNNNNNNNNNNNNNNNNNNNNNNNNNNNNNNNNNNNNNNNNNNNNNNNNNNNNNNNNNNNNNNNNNNNNNNNNNNNNNNNNNNNNNNNNNNNNNNNNNNNNNNNNNNNNNNNNNNNNNNNNNNNNNNNNNNNNNNNNNNNNNNNNNNNNNNNNNNNNNNNNNNNNNNNNNNNNNNNNNNNNNNNNNNNNNNNNNNNNNNNNNNNNNNNNNNNNNNNNNNNNNNNNNNNNNNNNNNNNNNNNNNNNNNNNNNNNNNNNNNNNNNNNNNNNNNNNNNNNNNNNNNNNNNNNNNNNNNNNNNNNNNNNNNNNNNNNNNNNNNNNNNNNNNNNNNNNNNNNNNNNNNNNNNNNNNNNNNNNNNNNNNNNNNNNNNNNNNNNNNNNNNNNNNNNNNNNNNNNNNNNNNNNNNNNNNNNNNNNNNNNNNNNNNNNNNNNNNNNNNNNNNNNNNNNNNNNNNNNNNNNNNNNNNNNNNNNNNNNNNNNNNNNNNNNNNNNNNNNNNNNNNNNNNNNNNNNNNNNNNNNNNNNNNNNNNNNNNNNNNNNNNNNNNNNNNNNNNNNNNNNNNNNNNNNNNNNNNNNNNNNNNNNNNNNNNNNNNNNNNNNNNNNNNNNNNNNNNNNNNNNNNNNNNNNNNNNNNNNNNNNNNNNNNNNNNNNNNNNNNNNNNNNNNNNNNNNNNNNNNNNNNNNNNNNNNNNNNNNNNNNNNNNNNNNNNNNNNNNNNNNNNNNNNNNNNNNNNNNNNNNNNNNNNNNNNNNNNNNNNNNNNNNNNNNNNNNNNNNNNNNNNNNNNNNNNNNNNNNNNNNNNNNNNNNNNNNNNNNNNNNNNNNNNNNNNNNNNNNNNNNNNNNNNNNNNNNNNNNNNNNNNNNNNNNNNNNNNNNNNNNNNNNNNNNNNNNNNNNNNNNNNNNNNNNNNNNNNNNNNNNNNNNNNNNNNNNNNNNNNNNNNNNNNNNNNNNNNNNNNNNNNNNNNNNNNNNNNNNNNNNNNNNNNNNNNNNNNNNNNNNNNNNNNNNNNNNNNNNNNNNNNNNNNNNNNNNNNNNNNNNNNNNNNNNNNNNNNNNNNNNNNNNNNNNNNNNNNNNNNNNNNNNNNNNNNNNNNNNNNNNNNNNNNNNNNNNNNNNNNNNNNNNNNNNNNNNNNNNNNNNNNNNNNNNNNNNNNNNNNNNNNNNNNNNNNNNNNNNNNNNNNNNNNNNNNNNNNNNNNNNNNNNNNNNNNNNNNNNNNNNNNNNNNNNNNNNNNNNNNNNNNNNNNNNNNNNNNNNNNNNNNNNNNNNNNNNNNNNNNNNNNNNNNNNNNNNNNNNNNNNNNNNNNNNNNNNNNNNNNNNNNNNNNNNNNNNNNNNNNNNNNNNNNNNNNNNNNNNNNNNNNNNNNNNNNNNNNNNNNNNNNNNNNNNNNNNNNNNNNNNNNNNNNNNNNNNNNNNNNNNNNNNNNNNNNNNNNNNNNNNNNNNNNNNNNNNNNNNNNNNNNNNNNNNNNNNNNNNNNNNNNNNNNNNNNNNNNNNNNNNNNNNNNNNNNNNNNNNNNNNNNNNNNNNNNNNNNNNNNNNNNNNNNNNNNNNNNNNNNNNNNNNNNNNNNNNNNNNNNNNNNNNNNNNNNNNNNNNNNNNNNNNNNNNNNNNNNNNNNNNNNNNNNNNNNNNNNNNNNNNNNNNNNNNNNNNNNNNNNNNNNNNNNNNNNNNNNNNNNNNNNNNNNNNNNNNNNNNNNNNNNNNNNNNNNNNNNNNNNNNNNNNNNNNNNNNNNNNNNNNNNNNNNNNNNNNNNNNNNNNNNNNNNNNNNNNNNNNNNNNNNNNNNNNNNNNNNNNNNNNNNNNNNNNNNNNNNNNNNNNNNNNNNNNNNNNNNNNNNNNNNNNNNNNNNNNNNNNNNNNNNNNNNNNNNNNNNNNNNNNNNNNNNNNNNNNNNNNNNNNNNNNNNNNNNNNNNNNNNNNNNNNNNNNNNNNNNNNNNNNNNNNNNNNNNNNNNNNNNNNNNNNNNNNNNNNNNNNNNNNNNNNNNNNNNNNNNNNNNNNNNNNNNNNNNNNNNNNNNNNNNNNNNNNNNNNNNNNNNNNNNNNNNNNNNNNNNNNNNNNNNNNNNNNNNNNNNNNNNNNNNNNNNNNNNNNNNNNNNNNNNNNNNNNNNNNNNNNNNNNNNNNNNNNNNNNNNNNNNNNNNNNNNNNNNNNNN encodes:
- the LOC110665986 gene encoding GCN5-related N-acetyltransferase 7, chloroplastic-like encodes the protein MAILSSYPSPLTISLSITCQNFCNSLNSTAFLQQSTSHRFHIRPIAASQVCTPHEVDKSSLIIAETEAEDELWAASCLRVRSFYEFTPSSYGLQDHKRYLAEREFEAVKERIAGKRTGFRRVSCINATLPLSQLSSLSEDLCAECKYTNNGEERVVVGTLDLNQCLRLPDEITGKKPEGIGADFMRAYLSNVCVAKELQRRGLGYELVAESKIVAQEWGISDLYVHVAVENEPAKKLYTKSGFIYENDEPAWQARFLDRPRRLLLWIGISGGHDL